Proteins encoded within one genomic window of Panacibacter microcysteis:
- a CDS encoding DUF4105 domain-containing protein, whose amino-acid sequence MRRLVLCSLLILFVLLSNTAPAQNDSSCPLRISVLTCSPGQELYSLFGHSALRIVDLAKHTDIIYNWGTFEGYGEPDFYLKFMRGKLRYFVSPDKLDDFMYEYQYDGRSVTEQILDLSCEDKLRIKHAVDSNMLPQNRFYKYDFTFDNCTTRIRDIIAQNTASLNLPDSLVPAGTTFRNMLYFYLDRGSQPWSKLGIDILLGSKLDKVVTTSQAMFLPEYLMAAIDLSTRDNKTLTGNKRQLLPAQPYGEMKGIYEPLLIIFAVCLLFFTLSLAKSSTAKRLTRIIDSLLLYLTGLLGFLLLFMWFFTDHAACADNYNLLWALPPNLIIAFSNKQKQSVRSYFKLTSIVLLLTITLWLWLPQQLNIAILPLAVYLLYRYIAHAGFSFQKKPQG is encoded by the coding sequence ATGAGAAGGTTGGTACTATGTTCATTACTGATATTATTTGTTTTGCTCAGCAACACAGCCCCCGCCCAAAATGACAGTTCCTGCCCACTCCGTATAAGTGTGTTAACCTGCTCGCCTGGTCAGGAACTTTATTCACTGTTTGGCCATAGCGCACTGAGAATTGTTGACCTGGCAAAACATACCGATATCATCTACAACTGGGGCACTTTTGAAGGATACGGAGAACCGGATTTTTACCTGAAGTTTATGCGTGGAAAGCTGCGCTACTTTGTTTCGCCTGATAAGCTGGATGATTTTATGTATGAGTACCAGTACGATGGCAGAAGTGTAACAGAACAAATCCTCGATCTAAGCTGCGAAGACAAACTAAGAATCAAACATGCTGTTGACAGCAACATGCTGCCTCAAAACAGGTTCTATAAGTATGATTTTACATTTGATAACTGCACCACCCGTATACGCGATATTATTGCTCAAAACACCGCGTCATTAAACCTGCCGGATTCGCTGGTACCCGCAGGTACTACATTCCGAAATATGCTGTATTTCTACCTCGACCGCGGCAGCCAGCCATGGAGTAAACTGGGTATAGACATTCTGCTGGGGTCTAAACTTGATAAGGTTGTAACTACCAGCCAGGCTATGTTTTTGCCAGAGTACCTCATGGCAGCTATCGATCTTTCCACAAGAGATAACAAAACGCTTACCGGCAATAAACGACAATTGCTACCGGCGCAACCGTACGGGGAAATGAAAGGAATATACGAACCGTTGCTGATCATATTTGCGGTTTGTCTATTGTTCTTTACGCTGAGTTTAGCTAAATCTTCCACCGCTAAACGCCTGACGCGTATTATAGATAGCCTGTTACTCTACTTAACCGGGTTGCTGGGCTTCCTGCTTTTATTTATGTGGTTCTTTACAGATCATGCAGCATGTGCAGATAACTATAATTTGTTATGGGCGCTTCCGCCAAATCTTATTATTGCGTTTTCCAATAAACAAAAGCAATCGGTGAGGTCTTATTTTAAATTAACATCCATTGTTCTGTTACTTACAATTACGCTTTGGTTATGGCTGCCCCAACAACTTAATATTGCGATATTGCCACTGGCTGTTTACCTGCTTTACCGGTATATTGCACATGCCGGCTTCAGTTTTCAAAAAAAGCCACAGGGTTAA
- a CDS encoding RNA recognition motif domain-containing protein, which translates to MNIYVGNLNWNMTSDDLNNLFSTYGEVVSAKIVTDKFNNNRSKGFGFVEMSDDEAARTAISNLNDSDIQGRKIVVNESAPRKEGDGGGYKKKSFGGGGGNRGGGGGGYRGGGGGGNRGGGGGYNRY; encoded by the coding sequence ATGAACATTTACGTAGGAAACCTCAACTGGAACATGACCAGTGATGACCTCAACAATCTTTTCTCTACTTACGGAGAAGTGGTGTCTGCAAAAATCGTTACAGACAAATTCAACAACAACCGCAGCAAAGGTTTTGGCTTTGTTGAAATGAGCGATGATGAAGCAGCACGCACTGCCATCAGCAACCTGAACGACTCAGATATCCAGGGCCGTAAGATTGTGGTAAACGAGTCAGCTCCACGCAAAGAAGGAGACGGCGGTGGCTACAAAAAGAAAAGCTTTGGCGGCGGCGGTGGAAACCGTGGCGGCGGCGGTGGTGGTTACCGTGGTGGTGGTGGTGGCGGAAATCGCGGCGGCGGCGGCGGTTACAACCGTTATTAA